The following coding sequences lie in one Spirosoma sp. KUDC1026 genomic window:
- a CDS encoding DUF1810 domain-containing protein yields the protein MKADADLNRFLEAQRDDYDRALAEIKRGRKQGHWMWYIFPQLAGLGFSSTAKFYGIKNQAEASDYLAHPVLGPRLVEISTAIVQVEGKTANQILGSPDDLKLRSCMTLFSLVKPTNPVFQAVLDTYYGGKPDEKTLELVGHKS from the coding sequence ATGAAAGCAGACGCGGATTTGAATCGATTTCTGGAAGCCCAGCGCGACGACTATGACCGTGCGCTGGCGGAGATAAAACGGGGCCGCAAACAGGGCCACTGGATGTGGTACATCTTTCCGCAGCTCGCCGGGCTGGGGTTCAGTAGTACGGCTAAATTCTACGGGATCAAGAACCAGGCCGAAGCCAGCGACTATCTGGCGCATCCCGTCCTGGGGCCTCGACTGGTTGAGATTAGCACGGCCATAGTACAGGTAGAAGGCAAAACCGCCAACCAGATCCTGGGCAGTCCCGACGATCTGAAGCTGCGTTCCTGCATGACCCTGTTCTCACTGGTGAAACCCACCAATCCGGTTTTTCAAGCCGTTCTGGATACCTATTACGGTGGAAAACCGGATGAGAAGACGCTGGAACTGGTGGGGCACAAATCGTGA
- a CDS encoding lipocalin-like domain-containing protein, whose protein sequence is MKRKFLTIACSGLTVLTGLSSCSTETKKASLVGTWQLIAATATENDSTYSTFSPGQNMIKVINDTHFAFLNHPAGGTGDSTQAFSAGGGHYTLADSAYTEHLDYFADKAWEGRSFDFVIEIKGDTLIQKGVERIPERGIDHIIMETYKRVKD, encoded by the coding sequence GTGAAAAGGAAATTTCTGACCATTGCCTGTAGCGGGCTAACTGTTCTAACCGGCCTGAGCAGCTGCTCGACTGAAACAAAAAAAGCCTCTCTAGTAGGTACCTGGCAATTAATAGCCGCTACGGCTACGGAGAACGATTCGACGTACTCTACGTTCAGCCCCGGGCAAAACATGATCAAGGTGATCAACGACACCCATTTTGCGTTTCTGAATCATCCCGCTGGCGGGACTGGTGATTCCACACAGGCGTTTTCGGCGGGGGGTGGGCACTACACGCTGGCTGATAGTGCCTACACCGAGCATTTGGATTACTTTGCCGACAAAGCCTGGGAAGGTCGTTCCTTTGACTTTGTTATTGAGATTAAGGGCGACACGCTGATTCAGAAAGGTGTCGAGAGAATACCCGAGCGTGGTATCGACCACATCATCATGGAGACCTACAAACGGGTAAAGGACTAA